One window from the genome of Microcebus murinus isolate Inina chromosome X, M.murinus_Inina_mat1.0, whole genome shotgun sequence encodes:
- the TCEAL1 gene encoding transcription elongation factor A protein-like 1 — MEKSCQENEEPPQSAPKTDEERPPEEHSPGKQSPEEQSSEEQSSEEEFFPEELLPELLPEMLLSEERPPQERLSRKDLFEQRPPMEQPPCGVGKHKLEEGSFKERLARSRPQFRGDIHGRNLSNEEMIQAADELEEMKRVRNKLMIMHWKAKRSRPYPI, encoded by the coding sequence ATGGAAAAATCATGCCAAGAAAATGAAGAACCACCACAGAGCGCGCCAAAGACCGATGAGGAGCGGCCTCCGGAGGAGCACTCGCCCGGAAAGCAGTCTCCTGAGGAGCAGTCTTCGGAAGAACAGTCCTCAGAGGAGGAGTTCTTCCCGGAGGAGCTCCTGCCTGAGCTCCTGCCGGAGATGCTCCTTTCAGAGGAGCGCCCTCCGCAGGAGCGCCTTTCCAGGAAGGACCTGTTTGAGCAGCGCCCTCCCATGGAGCAGCCTCCCTGTGGGGTCGGAAAACATAAGCTAGAAGAGGGAAGCTTTAAGGAGAGGCTGGCTCGTTCTCGCCCTCAATTTAGAGGGGACATACATGGCAGAAATTTAAGCAATGAGGAGATGATACAGGCAGCAGATGAGCTGGAGGAGATGAAAAGAGTAAGAAACAAATTGATGATAATGCATTGGAAGGCAAAACGGAGCCGTCCTTACCCTATTTAA